Genomic DNA from Deltaproteobacteria bacterium HGW-Deltaproteobacteria-18:
GGAACATGTCCTGTTGGTCCTCGGCCACGCCCACGAGGCCATCCGAAACAAAATCGACTGCATGGGGATCGATGTGATCGTGAACCCCGACTTTGCCAAAGGCCAAAGCACGTCCCTGCGCACTGGCCTCGCTCAGGGGCCGGAAACTAACGGGGTCATGTTCCTCTTGGGTGACCAGCCCATGGTCGGGCACGCCCTCATCGACACCCTCATCGACGCGTTCGAGACCGGACACCCCATGGCCGTGCAACCCGTGCACCAGGGACGCCCCGGCAACCCCGTCATCCTGGGCCGGGAACTCATTCGCGATGCCGCCGCCCTGACCGGTGACACGGGCGCGCGCCCACTGCTGCAGAGGCCAGGTGTCATGCATCTGGAAGTGAACGACTCCATGCTCCTACGCGACGTGGACACCATGGACGACTATCTCGCCCTGCTGGCCGTGCGGCAGACGGGACAGAACGATTCTTTCCGACCGTAAACAAGGAGACATCATGAAGACCATCGCCGTTGAACAAGCTGTGGGAACGGTGCTATGCCACGACATCACCCGGATCGTGCCAGGCGGGGAAAAGGGACCGGCCTTCCGGCGCGGACACGTGGTACGCGAGGAGGACATCGCCACCTTGCTCGATATCGGCAAAGCCAACCTTTATGTCTTCGACCCGGCCGACGGGTTCGTGCACGAGGACACGGCCGCCATTCGCCTGTCCCGCGCCGCAGCCGGTCCGGGCATCGTCTTCAGCGAGCCTAAGGAAGGCAAGGTCACGCTAACCGCGTCCCACGACGGCCTGCTTTGTATCGATGTCGAGGGCCTCATGCACCTGAACGACATTCAGGACGTGAGCTTCGGCACCATCCACCGCCATCAGCGCGTAAAGTCCGGCCGCGTCCTTGCCGGTACGCGGGTCATCCCCCTGGTTGTGCCCGAGGATCTCATGCGAAAGGCCGAAGCCGTCTGCGCCGATCATCTGCCCATCATCGAGGTGAAGCCCCTTAGGCCGGCGAAGGTCGGGGTGGTAACCACAGGCAGCGAAATCTTCAATGGCCGCATCAAGGACGGATTCGGCCCGCTCCTGCGCGCCAAGTTCGAAGACCTGGGCAGCGAGGTCATAGACCAGGTCTTCGTCTCGGACATGGTGAACATGACCTCGGACGCCATCCACTCCCTCATCCGTCAGGGGGCCGATTTCATCGCCGTGACCGGGGGCATGTCAGTGGATCCCGACGACCAGACCCCAGCGGCCATACGCATGACCGGGGCCGATGTCGTCTCCTACGGCGCGCCGACCTACCCCGGGGCCATGTTCATGCTGGCCTATCTGGACGGCGTACCCATCCTGGGCCTGCCCGGCTGCGTCATGTACTACAAGGCCAGCATCTTCGACCTGATTGTCCCCCGCCTCCTGGCAGGAGAACGGGTCACGCGCCGCGACATCGTGGCCCTTGGCCATGGCGGACTGTGCGAAAACTGCGGCACATGTAGGTATCCGGCCTGCGGGTTCGGAAAATGAGAGAACAGAAAAGGATGTTTCAAACAAAATGAAATTCGTCTGATGAAGCTCTGTATTTGATCACTTCGTTAATGACCCCACAAAGAAGGTGAAGAAGAAAAAATTCAAGGGCAACATCTGACGACATCTCAATTTCTTTCAGCAC
This window encodes:
- a CDS encoding molybdopterin-binding protein, with the translated sequence MKTIAVEQAVGTVLCHDITRIVPGGEKGPAFRRGHVVREEDIATLLDIGKANLYVFDPADGFVHEDTAAIRLSRAAAGPGIVFSEPKEGKVTLTASHDGLLCIDVEGLMHLNDIQDVSFGTIHRHQRVKSGRVLAGTRVIPLVVPEDLMRKAEAVCADHLPIIEVKPLRPAKVGVVTTGSEIFNGRIKDGFGPLLRAKFEDLGSEVIDQVFVSDMVNMTSDAIHSLIRQGADFIAVTGGMSVDPDDQTPAAIRMTGADVVSYGAPTYPGAMFMLAYLDGVPILGLPGCVMYYKASIFDLIVPRLLAGERVTRRDIVALGHGGLCENCGTCRYPACGFGK